TGCCAGGGCTGGACCGAAGAAATGGTGAGTCAGCAGGGCTGGGCGCCGGAGGTGGCCTGAACCGCCCATGCACTCCAGCTCTGTCACCGGTAGCGGCCGCCGCTCTCCCCCCAGGAGAGCTGGCTCAGCGATGGCCGCCAAGTGCCCCATTTCCAGCCCTGCCGTTACGACCGCTGGAGCCAGAAGCTGGAGGTGACTTTTGGAGAGGTGATGCCCAGCGGGGAGCCACCGATGCTCAAACGCCGCAGGGAGCTGATGCGAGATGAGGCGATCAAGCTCTGGGCCCAGAAGCGCAGAGCCGGCTGGCGGGTCTGCACGCCGCAGTGGACGCCGCCACCACTGCGCAGGGCCTGAGCTGTTGCATGCCACAAAGCAATCCCACCTTGCTCCGATCTGCAGCCAGAAGCAATGCGTTTAAAAGCTGATTGTGCTGAGCCGCTGGCGCAGCGATGCTGTGTTCATCAACCCAGGAGGCGCCCAACATGGACGACACGCCACCCCGCCAGGTTCCAAAAGCACGCTGACTACAGGCCCGTGCTCCAACAGTCTTTATCTATTCGTGAGCGGGTCGTTCAGCCGGGCAAGAGAGCAGCATTCCCCAGTGCAGCTCACCTTGTGCGCCTAACTGATCGACACTCCAGCCGCACCGCCGTAGGTGCCCTCAGGAGGATCATCCGCCCCACACCTGGAATACATGGCCCCAGGTGCCAACGTCAGCAGCTTCTTTTTCACTGCTATTGGAATGTTCACTGATTCATCATCCTCGGGCGCTGCTCGGGGGTGATGGTTGTCTGAGGCTTTCGGTTAGCCCTATTGCTCACCCGGTGCTGGGTTCACGAGCGCCAGTCGGCAACCGGGATAGAGCTCCTGGCCGCTCTCCAGAGCCTCTTCTTTGCTGTTTGCTTCCATTTGGACGGTGGTGGTGCCGTCTTCGGTGTCGACAAGCAGGACGTACAACAGGCCCATGGGGTCGTAGGCAGTTGCCTTTGTCTTAGCCACGGGTCAGGGCACCGGCGCACCTGGGTGGGTGGCCTGCATCAAAAAGCCTCAGGTCGTAGCCTAGGGCTGATGCTTGCAACTACTGGCTCAAGGGGGTTTAGCCCTTGCTGAGGCTTAGTTGCAAAGAGTCCTCTTCCCAGAGGCCCATGCGATCGAGCCAGGCTTCTGATTGCTCGCTGCTCCAGCAGTTGAGCTTGCGGTTGATCCCCCCGCTGACATACCAACTCAACCCCTCG
This genomic window from Cyanobium sp. Tous-M-B4 contains:
- a CDS encoding DUF1651 domain-containing protein, which gives rise to MPHFQPCRYDRWSQKLEVTFGEVMPSGEPPMLKRRRELMRDEAIKLWAQKRRAGWRVCTPQWTPPPLRRA